The Flavobacterium sp. M31R6 nucleotide sequence GGCGCTTTGCAGGAAGTAGAATCTGCCAACAAAGAGCGCTTTGTAATAGCACCTCAAGATATGAGTATTGAAACCATAACACTTAACTTGGGAGAACTAGCCTTGCCAGGTTATACTTTATTTAATGGTTACATAAGTAATAGCACCTACTTCCGATTTACAGTACAGGAGAGCCAACTTTCCGGATTCAAAAAAGGACAAGAAATAACCATCAATATCCCCAATTCAGACAGAAAAATAAACGGAAAAATCACAATCATTAAACAATTGGGTTCATACGGTAACATTGCAACCGCTTATCCCGATTATGAATTGCAAGAAAGCCTGTTTGAAGTAAAAATTACCCCTGTTAATATTAGCGAAGCAAAAGATTTAATTACCAAAACAACTGTAACTTTATCATTATAATTATGCAAAATTTCTTTTCCCTCTTAAAAAGAGAATTTCAATTATTTTGGCAAAATAAAATCTTACGAATGCTCTTTATAGGGGCACCTTTATTGTATGCCGTTTTATTAGGATATGTGTACAGCAAAGGAAAAGCAACTGATTTACCCATAATCGTGGTAGATATGGATCAATCCGAAATGAGTTCGAAAGCTATTGAAATGTTTAATGATGACGAAGTTATAACTATCAAAGCACTTTTATTCGACAAGAATAATCTTTCAAAAATTGCGATTGACAATGAAGCCAATTGTATCGTAATTATTCCAAAAGATTTTCAAAAAATGGTGCTCACCAAACGGTATCCAGAAATAATAACTATTGTCAATACTGCAAATATTCTAACGGCAAATTTTTCATCAAATGCTATACAGGTTTGTTTAGGAACCTTAAAAGTAGGCGTTCAAATGGAAACCTTAAGAAAGCAAGGCGTTCCGGAAAAACTATTAGCATCACAAAATGAGCCTTTCAAAACCACTTTTGTTAAAAAAAACAACCGCAGCAGCAATTACTTATATTACTTATGGCCAGGTGTTTTGGCAGCTGTTTTACAACAAGTCATATTATTGGCTCTAGCCTTATCTTTTGCCTCGGAATTTGAGAATGGAACTTTTAAAATTTTAGTTGAACAATGCCCTTCGGTTTTAAAAATGATGAGCATAAAAATCGCTCCTTACCTTATTATGAGCTTTGGGGTTTGGTTACTGTATTGGATGTTTACCTTTTATTTCCGAATACCTTTTTTCGACAATTTACTCCAACTCACATTTGTGGCAGGAATATTCGTTCTATCTGTATCTTTCATCGGAATATTAGTGAGTATATTAATTCCAAATCAGCTTAAAGCTACCGAAATTTTAATGGTTATTGCAACTCCTAGCTTTATATTAAGTGGATTCAGTTGGCCATTAAGCCAAATGCCCAATTGGGTACAAGGCGTTGCCAATGTAATTCCTTTGACACATTTTTTGAAAGCTTTCAGAATATTAATTATTGAGAATGGTACGCTCTCACAAACTTGGGATTCCATTAAAAACATGATTATCATAGGAAGTGTTTGTGCGGTTTGGGCTTACATCGCTTTGTATTTTAAGAAAAAATCAGTTCTAAAAAGTGACCTATAAAAAACAAAGGCAAGAGAAATGAAACTCTTGCCTTTTGTTATCTTATGAAAAAAATTATTTTTCGATCTCTTTCATGCTGTCCATTTTCTTGTGAGCCAAGAAACCGGTTATATCTTCAAAATGTTCTACAACACGTTTATTACCAAATTCGAAAACTTTTGTAGCCAATCCGTCAAGGAAATCACGATCGTGAGAAACTAAAATTAAAGTACCGTCAAAATCACGCAAAGCATCCTTGATAATATCTTTAGTTTTCATGTCCAAGTGATTTGAAGGCTCATCCAGAATTAATAAATTCACAGGCTCAAGCAACAATTTGATCATTGCCAAACGAGTTTTCTCTCCTCCAGAAAGTACTTTTACTTTCTTAGTAATATCATCTCCATGAAACATAAAAGCTCCAAGAATATTCTTGATTTGTGTTCTTACGTCACCAACAGCAATATCATCTATAGTTTCAAAAATAGTCGCATTTTCATCCAATAAGGCCGCTTGATTTTGAGCAAAATATCCAATTTGAGAATTATGGCCAATTTCAACAGAACCGCTATCTGGACCAAACTCCTTCATTATCGCTTTAATCATTGTTGATTTTCCTTCTCCATTTTTCCCTACAAAAGCTACTTTTTGCCCTCTCTCTATAACAATATTAGCATCTTTGAAAACCACATGATCTCCATAAGATTTAGACATGTCTTTTACAATAACAGGATATTGTCCAGAACGGGCAGCAGGAGGAAATTTCAATCGCAAAGCCGAGGTATCTACTTCATCAACTTGCACAATAACTAACTTTTCCAACATTTTTACTCTTGACTGAACTGCATCTGTTTTAGAAAATGTTCCTTTGAAGCGATCGATAAAAGCTCTGTTATCAGCAATCATTTTTTGTTGCTCGTCATACGCTTTTTGCTGATGCAAACGACGGTCTTTTCTTAACTCCAAATAATGAGTATATTTTGCTTTGTAATCATAAATACGCCCCATCGTCACTTCGATAGTACGATTGGTAATGTTATCCACAAAAGCTCTATCGTGTGAAATCACTACAACTGCCTTAGCCGAATTAATCAAGAAATCTTCTAACCATTGAATACTTTCGATATCCATGTGATTGGTAGGCTCATCCAGTAAAATTAAATCCGGTTTTTGCAAAAGGATTTTAGCCAATTCGATTCTCATTCTCCATCCTCCAGAAAACTCCGAAGTTTTACGTGTAAAATCTTCACGAACAAAACCTAGACCTATTAAAATTTTCTCTACTTCGGCTTCATAATTCACCTCTTCAATCGCGTAGAATTTCTCACTTAAGTCCGAAACTCTTTCGATCAATTTCATATACGCATCACTCTCGTAATCGGTACGAATAGTCAATTGTTCGTTGATTTCATCGATTTCGGCTTTCATACTGAAAATTTCACCAAAAGCTTTTGAAGCCTCTTCCATTACCGTAGCTCCATCAGTAGTCAATAAATGCTGTGGCAAATAAGCAACAACAGCTTCTTTTGGAACAGAAACATTACCCGTGGAAGGCTTTCCTTGTCCAGCAATAATCTTTAAAAGTGTTGATTTACCAGCACCATTTTTACCCATAAGGGCAATTTTATCATTTTCATTTATTGCAAAAGAAACATCACTAAAAAGGGTTGTACCACCAAATTGAACCGAAATATCGTTAATTGTAATCATTATTTTTGTTTAAAGTTTAATGTTCAAAAGTTTAAAGTTGTGAATATTAAACTGAACATTTTTTTGAAGGCGCAAAGATAGGTTAATTAAAGAATGTGTCAATTAGATAATTAGATAATTTTCGCTACATCCAAAAATCTATTTTTAAAAAAAAAGCTTCGTAAAAGCACAAAACCTTTACGAAGCAATTCATTTTAATTATCTCTTTGCCAAATTGAAAAATTATCTCATTCCTTTAATCTTTTCTCCATTTTTTTGATTCCTCAAAAATATGTTCCAAAATAGCAGCTTCAGTTTCATCAAACTCAACGTTTCTGCGGCTCATCACCAACCTTGCCGTTTCAAAAGCTTTTTTGGTAACATAAGTAGTGAATCCTGCTGCTCCTCCCCAAGAAAAACTCGGCACGAAATTACGTGGAAAACCACTTCCAAAAATATTGGCACTTACTCCTACCACAGTTCCTGTATTGAACATGGTGTTGATACCACATTTACTATGATCTCCCATCATCAGTCCACAAAACTGAAGACCTGTTTTGGCAAACCCTTCGGTTTCATAACTCCACAATTTAACTTCTTCGTAATTATTTTTGAGATTGGAATTATTACTGTCTGCTCCAATATTACACCATTCGCCTAAGACTGAATCCCCAAGAAATCCGTCGTGTCCCTTATTGGAATAAGCAAAAAGCACAGAATTTTTAACCTCACCACCAATTCTTGAATATGGTCCAACTGTTGTTGCGCCATAAACTTTGGCTCCCATTTTTACTTGTGCATTTTCGCATAAAGCAAAAGGCCCGCGAATGATTGACCCTTCCATTATTTCAGAATCTTTACCTATATATATAGGACCAGCCGAAGCATTCAAGGTAACAAACTCTAATTTAGCTCCTTCTTCAATAAAAACATTTTCTGGTGCAATTACATTTACACTTTTTGGTATTGGTTGTGATTTCCTATCGGCTGTCAAAAACTCAAAATCTTCACGGATGGCAGTATCATTCTTGGAAAAAATATCCCAAGTATTTTCGATAATAATACAATTCTCATTGTATTCCAAAATCTCATAAGTATCAAAATCCACAGACTCCTGTTCGTCATTTGTATAAAAAGCGATAACATCATCTCCTTTGAAAATAGCCTGATTAGGTTCAAGATTACTAACCATTTCCGCCAAAACAGTATTTGGTAAGAAAGAAGCATTAATCATTACATTTTCCTCCAACTCTACCATTGGAAATTTCTCTGACAAATATTCCTCAGTTACGGTTGTAGTTGTAGACCCCAAATATGCCTCCCATTTTTGACGAATCGTCATAATACCAACAAGAATATCGGCAACAGGACGGGTAAAAGTAAAGGGCAACAAAGCATTTCGAGCGGGACCGTCAAAAAGTATGTAGTTCATAAATTAAATTGTAAATTGTTAAAATGTGATTTGGTTATCACCGCAAAGTTACAACTATTTTTAAATGTTTGCAGAAGTAAGGAATGCCATACGAAAAGAATATGAAACAAATTTCCATAAAAAAGCCTCGCAAATTGCGAGGCTTTTAATGTATTTGAAAAACAGTTAAAATTATTTAACGTGTTTAGCGTATTTAGTTTTGAATTTATCAATACGTCCTGCAGTATCGATAAGTTTAGATTTACCTGTGTAAAAAGGGTGAGAAGTTCTAGAAATCTCCATTTTTACAACTGGATATTCAACACCTTCGTGAATAATAGTTTCTCTAGTATCAGCAGTAGATTTAGTGATAAAAACATCTTCATTTGACATGTCTTTAAAAGCAACTAATCTGTAATTTTCTGGGTGTACACCTTTTTTCATCTTGAATCTTTTTTATTTGTTAATTATAACTTGTCTTGAAGCTTTTCTTCTAACAGAAAAGGTATAAACACGCTATAACTTTTTGTTTTACAATATTATTTTGAGTCTGCAAATTTACACTTATTTTTCAATATACAAACCTTTGTGTAACTTTTTTTATATGGCTGTAAAAATCATTTTTTACACGCCATTATATTGGGAATTGCTATATTTGTAGATTAATAAAAACAGTCTCTATGGAAAATAATGTATCACCAGCAAAATCTGGTGTTTTGTATGGTGTTTTATTCGGTGTCATAATGGTTTTGGAATTCGTAATTATGTACCTAGTTGGAATGAAATCATTAATCAACACGAGTGTCGGAACAATTGTAAACATTTCCAATTACATGTTATTACCTATCTTATTTATATATATAGGTTGTACAAATTACAAGAAAAACATCAACAGCGGCTTTATAACGCTTAGTGAAAGTCTCAAAACAGGAATTTCCATAACTTTTATCGCTGCGCTTATATATGCAGTTTTTAATGTTATTTTCAATTTCATTTTTCCCGAATTCATAGATGAAATGATAGCTATTACCAAAGAAGGTATGCTAGCAAAAAATCCAAACATGACAGGTGAACAAATTGAAATGGGACTTTCAATGGTGAAAAAATTCATGAATCCTTTAATTGTTTTACCTGTAACATTAGCCATGTATTCTTTCTTTGGCTTAATTTACTCCCTAATTGTAGGCGCAGTATTAAAAAACGAAAAACCGCAAAGC carries:
- a CDS encoding ABC transporter permease, producing the protein MLFIGAPLLYAVLLGYVYSKGKATDLPIIVVDMDQSEMSSKAIEMFNDDEVITIKALLFDKNNLSKIAIDNEANCIVIIPKDFQKMVLTKRYPEIITIVNTANILTANFSSNAIQVCLGTLKVGVQMETLRKQGVPEKLLASQNEPFKTTFVKKNNRSSNYLYYLWPGVLAAVLQQVILLALALSFASEFENGTFKILVEQCPSVLKMMSIKIAPYLIMSFGVWLLYWMFTFYFRIPFFDNLLQLTFVAGIFVLSVSFIGILVSILIPNQLKATEILMVIATPSFILSGFSWPLSQMPNWVQGVANVIPLTHFLKAFRILIIENGTLSQTWDSIKNMIIIGSVCAVWAYIALYFKKKSVLKSDL
- a CDS encoding ABC-F family ATP-binding cassette domain-containing protein; its protein translation is MITINDISVQFGGTTLFSDVSFAINENDKIALMGKNGAGKSTLLKIIAGQGKPSTGNVSVPKEAVVAYLPQHLLTTDGATVMEEASKAFGEIFSMKAEIDEINEQLTIRTDYESDAYMKLIERVSDLSEKFYAIEEVNYEAEVEKILIGLGFVREDFTRKTSEFSGGWRMRIELAKILLQKPDLILLDEPTNHMDIESIQWLEDFLINSAKAVVVISHDRAFVDNITNRTIEVTMGRIYDYKAKYTHYLELRKDRRLHQQKAYDEQQKMIADNRAFIDRFKGTFSKTDAVQSRVKMLEKLVIVQVDEVDTSALRLKFPPAARSGQYPVIVKDMSKSYGDHVVFKDANIVIERGQKVAFVGKNGEGKSTMIKAIMKEFGPDSGSVEIGHNSQIGYFAQNQAALLDENATIFETIDDIAVGDVRTQIKNILGAFMFHGDDITKKVKVLSGGEKTRLAMIKLLLEPVNLLILDEPSNHLDMKTKDIIKDALRDFDGTLILVSHDRDFLDGLATKVFEFGNKRVVEHFEDITGFLAHKKMDSMKEIEK
- a CDS encoding GlmU family protein, whose protein sequence is MNYILFDGPARNALLPFTFTRPVADILVGIMTIRQKWEAYLGSTTTTVTEEYLSEKFPMVELEENVMINASFLPNTVLAEMVSNLEPNQAIFKGDDVIAFYTNDEQESVDFDTYEILEYNENCIIIENTWDIFSKNDTAIREDFEFLTADRKSQPIPKSVNVIAPENVFIEEGAKLEFVTLNASAGPIYIGKDSEIMEGSIIRGPFALCENAQVKMGAKVYGATTVGPYSRIGGEVKNSVLFAYSNKGHDGFLGDSVLGEWCNIGADSNNSNLKNNYEEVKLWSYETEGFAKTGLQFCGLMMGDHSKCGINTMFNTGTVVGVSANIFGSGFPRNFVPSFSWGGAAGFTTYVTKKAFETARLVMSRRNVEFDETEAAILEHIFEESKKWRKD
- a CDS encoding type B 50S ribosomal protein L31, producing the protein MKKGVHPENYRLVAFKDMSNEDVFITKSTADTRETIIHEGVEYPVVKMEISRTSHPFYTGKSKLIDTAGRIDKFKTKYAKHVK
- a CDS encoding DUF4199 domain-containing protein, with amino-acid sequence MENNVSPAKSGVLYGVLFGVIMVLEFVIMYLVGMKSLINTSVGTIVNISNYMLLPILFIYIGCTNYKKNINSGFITLSESLKTGISITFIAALIYAVFNVIFNFIFPEFIDEMIAITKEGMLAKNPNMTGEQIEMGLSMVKKFMNPLIVLPVTLAMYSFFGLIYSLIVGAVLKNEKPQSI